A genomic window from Lotus japonicus ecotype B-129 chromosome 1, LjGifu_v1.2 includes:
- the LOC130732019 gene encoding protein DOWN-REGULATED IN DIF1 11-like, with the protein MAMKSFNSLFAIMAILASLTLLIKTSHSSPVEVNYAPGPLSAYGKYLSNCASKLKPICGQEIFSGVFVGSHAVSDNCCHSLVNDMGKSCHVDLTKYGASSPTFKKNATEIMERCYKVWDYCSLVHLH; encoded by the coding sequence ATGGCCATGAAATCATTCAATAGCTTGTTTGCAATCATGGCTATTTTGGCTAGTTTAACTTTACTCATTAAAACATCCCACAGTTCTCCAGTTGAGGTTAATTATGCCCCAGGACCTTTGTCAGCGTATGGCAAATATTTGAGTAACTGTGCAAGCAAGTTAAAACCAATTTGTGGCCAAGAAATATTTTCAGGAGTATTTGTTGGTAGTCACGCCGTCAGTGATAATTGTTGCCATAGCCTAGTGAATGACATGGGAAAATCATGTCATGTTGACCTGACCAAATATGGGGCAAGTTCGCCAACATTCAAGAAGAACGCAACTGAAATTATGGAGAGATGCTACAAGGTGTGGGATTATTGTAGTCTAGTTCACCTTCATTAG